In one window of Gemmatimonadota bacterium DNA:
- the thpR gene encoding RNA 2',3'-cyclic phosphodiesterase, which yields MRLFAALPVEPPADGELAELLVALGAAGWPVRWARAEGLHITLKFFGETDASRVEAVGEMLVTAARGTGALPCGARDLGAFPGWTRAKVLWAGYEGAPALELLMHRVEQGAERLGYAVEGRPFRPHVTLGRLREGARLPDAAVDRLTAHQLRESFVARRLVLFRSDAAPGGAVYTPLRTLDLEG from the coding sequence ATGCGGCTCTTCGCTGCGCTGCCGGTGGAGCCGCCGGCGGATGGGGAACTCGCCGAGTTGCTCGTGGCGCTGGGTGCCGCGGGGTGGCCGGTGCGCTGGGCCCGCGCGGAGGGGCTGCACATCACCCTCAAGTTCTTCGGCGAGACGGACGCCAGCCGGGTCGAGGCCGTCGGAGAGATGCTCGTGACGGCCGCGCGCGGGACCGGGGCGCTGCCGTGCGGGGCGCGGGACCTCGGGGCATTCCCCGGCTGGACCCGGGCCAAGGTGCTGTGGGCTGGCTACGAGGGTGCGCCGGCGCTTGAGCTGCTGATGCACCGGGTGGAGCAGGGGGCCGAGCGGCTGGGGTATGCCGTCGAGGGGCGGCCCTTCCGGCCGCACGTGACGCTGGGCAGGCTCCGGGAGGGGGCACGGCTCCCCGACGCCGCGGTGGACCGGCTCACGGCGCACCAGCTCCGCGAGAGTTTCGTGGCACGCCGATTGGTGCTCTTCAGAAGCGATGCCGCGCCGGGCGGCGCAGTCTACACGCCGCTCCGGACCCTTGACCTGGAAGGCTGA
- the larE gene encoding ATP-dependent sacrificial sulfur transferase LarE, with translation MPAAADPRVLAAHLEGLGRVLLGYSGGVDSALLAVVGARALGPDRFLAVIGRSEAYPEVQYRAATAIARQFEVPLVEVDTLELEDPRYRANAPDRCYFCKQELWTRLGALARARGFTTIIDGTNADDLGEHRPGIRAAAEFRVQSPLADLGWTKPMIRAAAQALGLPTWDAPAAPCLSSRIQYGLAVTPERLRQVEAAEELLRRAGVTGDLRVRHRGDHASVEVALEQVEMLAARWPGLSVELAALGFGRVELDRRGYRRGALLAALPVLGG, from the coding sequence ATGCCTGCTGCTGCCGATCCCCGCGTGCTCGCGGCCCACCTCGAGGGGCTCGGTCGGGTGCTGCTCGGCTACTCCGGCGGGGTCGACTCCGCGCTGCTGGCCGTGGTGGGCGCCCGGGCGCTCGGGCCGGACCGGTTTCTCGCGGTGATCGGGCGGAGCGAGGCCTATCCCGAGGTGCAGTACCGCGCCGCCACCGCCATCGCCCGCCAGTTCGAGGTACCCCTGGTCGAGGTGGACACCCTCGAACTCGAGGATCCTCGCTACCGCGCCAATGCCCCGGATCGCTGCTACTTCTGCAAACAGGAGCTGTGGACCCGGCTGGGCGCGCTCGCGCGCGCGCGCGGCTTCACCACCATCATCGACGGGACCAACGCCGATGACCTCGGGGAACACCGCCCGGGGATACGCGCGGCCGCCGAGTTCCGGGTCCAGTCCCCGCTCGCCGACCTGGGCTGGACCAAGCCGATGATCCGTGCCGCCGCCCAGGCGCTCGGCCTCCCCACGTGGGATGCGCCAGCGGCGCCATGCCTGTCGAGCCGGATCCAGTACGGGCTGGCGGTCACCCCGGAGCGCCTGCGCCAGGTCGAGGCCGCCGAGGAGCTCCTGCGCCGCGCCGGCGTCACCGGCGATCTCCGGGTGCGGCACCGCGGTGATCACGCCTCCGTGGAGGTGGCGCTGGAGCAGGTGGAGATGCTCGCCGCGCGTTGGCCTGGGCTCTCCGTGGAACTCGCGGCGCTGGGGTTCGGCCGGGTGGAACTGGATCGCCGCGGCTATCGTCGGGGTGCCTTGCTGGCCGCGCTGCCGGTCCTCGGCGGCTGA
- the arfB gene encoding aminoacyl-tRNA hydrolase translates to MQDDATLRVSPTVRIPLAELSFRATRSGGPGGQHVNTSSTRVELWWHLDGSPSLTAAERARVHARLRTRITEDGWLRVVSAETRSQAQNRQAAVERFRETLEAALHVPKTRKATRPSKASKERRLVAKRRQSARKRDRRLTDRDD, encoded by the coding sequence ATGCAGGACGACGCCACCCTCCGGGTCAGCCCCACCGTGCGGATTCCCCTCGCCGAGCTCTCCTTCCGCGCCACCCGGAGCGGTGGGCCCGGGGGGCAGCATGTGAACACTTCATCCACCCGGGTGGAGCTCTGGTGGCACCTCGACGGAAGTCCGAGCCTCACCGCCGCGGAGCGCGCCCGGGTGCATGCCCGCCTCCGGACCAGGATCACCGAGGACGGCTGGCTGCGCGTGGTGTCGGCGGAGACCCGAAGCCAGGCCCAGAACCGGCAGGCGGCGGTGGAGCGCTTCCGGGAGACCCTCGAGGCCGCGCTCCACGTGCCCAAGACGCGCAAGGCCACCCGGCCATCCAAGGCCTCCAAGGAGCGCCGGCTGGTGGCCAAGCGCCGGCAGAGCGCGCGGAAGCGGGACCGACGCCTCACAGACCGGGATGACTGA
- a CDS encoding threonylcarbamoyl-AMP synthase: protein MTEHRPVPRVLPADADGIAEAVALLRAGEVVAFPTETVYGLGANALDPAAVARIYTAKGRPAYNPMIVHVADAAAARVLAREWPAIADRLAARWWPGPLTLVLPRAAQVPDIVTAGLPTVALRVPAHPAARALLAAAGMPLAAPSANRSGEVSPTQARHVARSLDGRIPLVLDGGATSVGIESSVLDLSGPRPVLLRPGSIARAELEAVIGPIADPNHAGGAEAARPSPGMLDRHYAPRAALRLLAPGEAPARAPAGGRLGALLLGDAPAGAADVALRLPADPAGYARELYQALHQLDDLGATTIVVTALPDTPAWAAIRDRLGRAAHS from the coding sequence ATGACTGAGCACCGCCCCGTGCCGCGGGTGCTCCCCGCGGACGCCGATGGGATCGCCGAGGCGGTGGCGCTGCTGCGCGCCGGCGAGGTCGTGGCCTTCCCGACCGAGACCGTCTATGGCCTCGGCGCCAACGCCCTCGACCCGGCGGCGGTGGCCAGGATCTACACGGCCAAGGGCCGGCCGGCGTACAACCCCATGATCGTCCACGTGGCAGATGCCGCCGCCGCACGGGTGCTGGCGCGGGAGTGGCCCGCGATCGCCGACCGGCTGGCCGCGAGGTGGTGGCCCGGACCGCTGACGCTGGTCCTGCCCCGGGCCGCGCAGGTGCCGGACATCGTCACCGCGGGTCTGCCCACGGTGGCGCTGCGGGTGCCGGCCCACCCCGCGGCGCGTGCGCTGCTGGCCGCCGCCGGCATGCCCCTCGCCGCACCCAGTGCCAATCGCTCGGGTGAGGTCTCCCCGACGCAGGCACGGCACGTGGCGCGGAGCCTGGATGGCCGCATCCCCCTGGTGCTCGACGGTGGCGCGACCAGCGTCGGGATTGAATCCTCCGTGCTCGACTTGTCGGGGCCGCGGCCGGTCCTGCTGCGGCCCGGCAGCATCGCCCGGGCGGAGCTGGAGGCCGTGATCGGCCCGATTGCTGACCCGAACCATGCCGGCGGCGCGGAAGCGGCGCGCCCCTCGCCCGGGATGCTCGACCGCCACTATGCGCCCCGCGCGGCGCTGCGCTTGCTGGCGCCGGGCGAGGCGCCCGCGCGGGCGCCCGCGGGCGGGCGCCTCGGCGCGTTGTTGCTCGGCGACGCGCCCGCCGGCGCGGCCGACGTGGCCCTCCGCCTGCCCGCGGACCCGGCCGGCTACGCCCGGGAGCTGTACCAGGCGCTGCACCAGCTGGATGACCTCGGCGCCACCACGATCGTCGTGACGGCCCTGCCGGACACGCCCGCCTGGGCCGCGATCCGCGACCGGCTGGGACGTGCGGCCCACTCCTGA
- a CDS encoding YqhA family protein — MSTSPPDHPSPRLLRALSGSRYLIIIAVLSTLVAATALLAYGAYETFAVLRGVWLADGSGPKGAKGLILAFIELTDLFLLATVLYVIAIGLFELFVDDRLDLPNWLEIHDLNDLKDKLIGVVVVVMGVLFLGQVVTWDGQRDLLGYGVGIAAVIAALTWFSSQKPKKSGTST; from the coding sequence ATGAGCACTTCGCCTCCGGACCACCCGTCGCCGCGCCTGCTCCGCGCCCTTTCCGGCAGCCGCTACCTCATCATCATCGCGGTCCTCTCCACGCTGGTGGCGGCCACCGCGCTTCTGGCCTACGGCGCGTACGAGACCTTCGCGGTGCTGCGCGGCGTGTGGCTCGCCGATGGCTCCGGCCCGAAGGGGGCCAAGGGGCTGATCCTCGCGTTCATCGAACTCACCGACCTCTTCCTGCTGGCGACGGTGCTGTACGTCATCGCGATCGGCCTGTTCGAGCTGTTCGTCGATGACCGGCTGGACCTGCCGAACTGGCTCGAGATCCACGACCTCAATGACCTCAAGGACAAGCTGATCGGCGTGGTGGTGGTGGTGATGGGCGTGCTCTTCCTGGGCCAGGTGGTGACCTGGGACGGACAGCGCGACCTGCTGGGCTATGGGGTGGGGATCGCCGCGGTGATCGCGGCGCTGACGTGGTTCTCGAGCCAGAAGCCCAAGAAGTCGGGAACCTCGACCTAG
- a CDS encoding LEA type 2 family protein yields the protein MPVASPRRWPLSALLVLLPAAAGCTAMGAWVYDDPSFALRTVTVRRGAEMGAGAADSLELMFLGCNRNDYDLMSDGFTARLALSGRTVAEGMRDQPVFLGTRDTSSFVIVMPLQPSDLGTPDRVLPFELSGTGVVHTPIGNRPVQFRLKGRVDSHGEGMRWMGEGAVPCRPGLSALPGIFDRRVPAAGEDSTSPPRRPLYPNDPNGPVVPGPGQQPGEGGRP from the coding sequence GTGCCCGTCGCCTCCCCTCGCCGCTGGCCCCTGTCCGCCCTGCTCGTCCTGCTTCCCGCCGCGGCGGGGTGCACGGCCATGGGCGCGTGGGTATACGACGATCCCTCGTTTGCCCTGCGCACGGTCACCGTCCGGCGGGGGGCCGAGATGGGTGCGGGGGCGGCGGATTCGCTGGAGCTGATGTTCCTGGGGTGCAACCGGAACGACTACGACCTGATGAGCGACGGGTTCACGGCCCGGCTGGCGCTCTCGGGGCGCACGGTGGCGGAGGGGATGCGGGACCAGCCGGTCTTCCTGGGCACGCGGGACACCAGCAGTTTCGTGATCGTGATGCCGCTCCAGCCCAGCGACCTTGGCACCCCGGACCGGGTGCTGCCGTTCGAACTGAGCGGGACCGGCGTGGTCCACACCCCGATCGGCAACCGCCCGGTGCAGTTCCGGCTCAAGGGCCGGGTCGACTCGCACGGCGAGGGAATGCGCTGGATGGGCGAGGGCGCCGTGCCCTGCCGCCCGGGGCTGTCCGCGCTGCCCGGGATCTTCGACCGCCGCGTGCCCGCCGCCGGCGAGGACAGCACCTCGCCGCCGCGCCGGCCCCTCTATCCCAACGATCCCAACGGCCCCGTGGTGCCGGGTCCCGGCCAGCAGCCGGGCGAGGGCGGCCGACCCTAG
- a CDS encoding YifB family Mg chelatase-like AAA ATPase, with product MLARVRSAAVLGIDGYVVDVEADLANGLPSFSTVGLPHGAVKEGRERVTAALLNSGFDAPLKRITVNLAPADIRKEGTGFDLPIAIALLAASEQLPGARLDGYLLVGELGLEGDLRPVRGALSVALAARSAGCRGLILPGANAREAAVVSGLEVLGPATLRAVASHFTGEAPLAPVPETPWPFATRVAAEPVDFADVRGQPAAKRALEVAAAGGHNILLIGPPGSGKTMLARRLPGILPDLTLEEALETTRIHSVAGLLPPGQPFLVQRPFRAPHHTISDAGLIGGGPTPRPGEVSLAHGGVLFLDELPEFRRNVLEVLRQPLEDGIVTLSRAAVSLTYPCRFTLAAAMNPCPCGHEGDGQRPCRCDPMVVERYLGRLSGPLLDRIDLQIRVPAVRPAELGLESAEEASAVIRGRVAEARERQRRRLAGLAGLHANAHLGPRELRRFCRLQPAGDELLRTAIIRLGLSARAYHRLLKVARTIADLAGTEQIETPHLAEAIQYRTLDRPRGRAMAGAT from the coding sequence ATGCTGGCACGGGTCCGTTCCGCCGCGGTACTGGGCATCGATGGCTACGTCGTGGACGTCGAGGCAGACCTGGCCAACGGGTTGCCCTCGTTCAGCACGGTCGGGCTGCCGCACGGGGCGGTGAAGGAGGGGCGCGAGCGGGTCACGGCGGCCCTCCTCAACAGCGGGTTCGACGCGCCGCTCAAGCGCATCACCGTCAACCTGGCCCCGGCCGACATCCGGAAGGAGGGGACCGGCTTCGACCTGCCCATTGCCATCGCGCTGCTGGCCGCGAGTGAACAACTCCCCGGCGCGCGGCTCGACGGCTATCTCCTGGTGGGGGAATTGGGGCTCGAGGGCGACCTCCGGCCGGTGCGCGGGGCGCTGTCGGTGGCGCTCGCCGCCCGCAGCGCCGGCTGCCGCGGGTTGATCCTTCCCGGCGCCAACGCGCGGGAGGCCGCAGTGGTGAGCGGCCTCGAGGTGCTGGGCCCCGCCACCCTCCGGGCGGTCGCCTCCCACTTCACCGGGGAGGCGCCGCTGGCGCCCGTCCCCGAGACGCCGTGGCCGTTCGCGACCCGCGTCGCCGCGGAGCCGGTGGACTTCGCCGATGTGCGGGGGCAGCCCGCCGCCAAGCGGGCGCTCGAGGTTGCCGCCGCCGGCGGCCACAACATCCTGCTCATCGGTCCGCCGGGCTCGGGCAAGACCATGCTGGCCCGCCGGCTCCCCGGCATCCTCCCGGACCTGACCCTCGAGGAGGCCCTGGAAACCACCCGGATCCACAGCGTGGCCGGCCTGCTGCCCCCCGGGCAGCCGTTCCTGGTCCAGCGTCCGTTTCGCGCCCCGCATCACACCATCAGCGACGCCGGGTTGATCGGCGGGGGCCCCACGCCCCGGCCCGGCGAGGTCAGTCTCGCCCATGGCGGGGTGCTCTTCCTCGACGAGCTGCCAGAGTTCCGCCGCAACGTCCTCGAGGTGCTCCGCCAGCCACTCGAGGACGGGATCGTGACGCTCAGCCGGGCGGCCGTCAGCCTCACCTACCCCTGCCGCTTCACCCTGGCCGCGGCCATGAATCCCTGTCCCTGCGGCCACGAGGGCGATGGCCAGCGGCCCTGCCGCTGCGACCCGATGGTGGTGGAGCGCTACCTGGGCCGCCTCTCCGGGCCGCTGCTCGACCGGATCGACCTCCAGATCCGCGTCCCCGCCGTGCGGCCGGCGGAACTGGGGCTCGAGTCGGCCGAGGAGGCGAGCGCGGTGATCCGGGGGCGGGTCGCCGAGGCCCGGGAACGGCAGCGACGCCGACTGGCGGGGCTGGCCGGGCTGCACGCCAACGCCCACCTCGGGCCGCGCGAGCTGCGCCGGTTCTGCCGCCTCCAGCCGGCGGGCGACGAGCTGCTGCGCACCGCGATCATCCGCCTGGGCCTCTCCGCCCGCGCCTACCATCGGCTGCTCAAGGTGGCCCGCACCATTGCCGACCTGGCCGGGACGGAGCAGATCGAAACGCCGCACCTGGCTGAGGCCATCCAGTACCGGACGCTCGACCGTCCGCGGGGGCGCGCGATGGCGGGCGCCACCTGA
- a CDS encoding TolC family protein: protein MRRCWLIACTLALPAMLTAQAPEAPAATLSLEEALAQARNHNPLFRQRLNNAATARMQLRNAYGGLLPNASVSGGMDYTGAGTASFGQGFTNATSATIGSSYSLGFSWQLDGARLLAPREQRANQRAVDEDIANEESSLKFSVTQQYLTALQAAAQVAVSRQQVERNQNFLDLASAKYRVGQGTLIEVRQAEVQKAQADVALLRSVQADNEAKIELFRRLGVQPPMAVDRIGLSDSFPVLEPAFNLDELLAQARAQNPALRALTARERSASIGVTSAKTAFLPSLSVRAGWSGFTQQQTDDGLLISQSLGGALGSASACIAQDSIRTGAGLTPVGQAGCFQNAGLDATGTQLDPTVRRRILSANSTFPFDFTKQPFSIGLTISLPVFTGFGRSLRLQQAREFAQDADESVRAQALQVDADVHSRYLALATAYKAITVQGASRDAARDQLRLAQDRYRLGSGTALEVSDAQNTVQRAEGDYVTAIYDYHKAIAALEAAVGRPLRP from the coding sequence ATGCGACGCTGCTGGCTGATCGCGTGCACGCTGGCCCTGCCGGCCATGCTGACCGCCCAGGCCCCGGAGGCTCCGGCCGCGACCCTGAGCCTGGAGGAGGCACTGGCCCAGGCCAGGAACCACAACCCGCTCTTCCGCCAGCGGCTCAACAATGCGGCCACGGCCCGGATGCAGCTGCGGAACGCCTACGGCGGCCTGCTGCCGAACGCCTCGGTCAGCGGCGGCATGGACTACACCGGCGCCGGCACCGCGAGCTTCGGCCAGGGCTTCACCAACGCCACCTCGGCGACGATCGGCTCCAGCTACAGCCTGGGTTTCAGCTGGCAGCTCGATGGCGCCCGGCTGCTCGCGCCGCGGGAACAGCGGGCCAACCAGCGGGCGGTGGACGAGGATATCGCCAACGAGGAGAGCAGCCTCAAGTTCTCGGTGACGCAGCAGTACCTCACGGCGCTGCAGGCCGCGGCCCAGGTGGCGGTCTCCCGGCAGCAGGTGGAGCGGAACCAGAACTTCCTCGACCTGGCCAGCGCCAAGTACCGGGTGGGCCAGGGGACGCTGATCGAGGTGCGCCAGGCCGAGGTGCAGAAGGCCCAGGCCGACGTGGCGCTGCTGCGCAGCGTGCAGGCCGACAACGAGGCCAAGATCGAGCTGTTCCGCCGGCTCGGGGTGCAGCCGCCGATGGCGGTGGACCGCATCGGGCTGAGCGATTCCTTCCCCGTGCTGGAGCCGGCGTTCAACCTGGACGAACTGCTGGCGCAGGCGCGCGCGCAGAACCCGGCCCTGCGCGCCCTCACGGCGCGGGAGCGCTCGGCGTCGATCGGGGTCACCTCCGCCAAGACCGCGTTCCTGCCGTCGCTCTCGGTGCGCGCGGGCTGGAGCGGCTTCACCCAGCAGCAGACGGATGATGGGCTGCTCATCAGCCAGTCACTCGGTGGCGCGCTCGGCTCGGCCAGCGCCTGCATCGCGCAGGATTCGATCCGGACCGGGGCCGGGCTCACCCCCGTGGGGCAGGCCGGCTGCTTCCAGAACGCCGGGCTCGACGCCACGGGCACCCAGCTCGACCCGACGGTCCGTCGCCGGATCCTGTCGGCCAACAGCACCTTCCCGTTCGACTTCACCAAGCAGCCCTTCAGCATCGGGCTCACGATCTCGCTGCCGGTGTTCACCGGCTTCGGGCGCTCGCTCCGGCTGCAGCAGGCACGGGAGTTCGCCCAGGACGCCGACGAGTCGGTGCGGGCGCAGGCCCTGCAGGTCGACGCCGACGTGCACAGCCGCTACCTGGCGCTGGCCACCGCCTACAAGGCCATCACCGTGCAGGGCGCGAGCCGCGACGCGGCGCGCGACCAGCTCCGCCTGGCGCAGGACCGGTACCGGCTCGGCAGCGGCACCGCGCTGGAGGTCTCGGATGCGCAGAACACCGTGCAGCGCGCCGAAGGCGACTACGTGACCGCGATCTACGATTATCACAAGGCAATCGCGGCGCTCGAAGCCGCGGTCGGCCGCCCGCTCCGCCCATAA
- a CDS encoding efflux RND transporter periplasmic adaptor subunit, producing MSRRMKLGLFAGLLVVVVGVVMALGAAKSKNKAVEVRLEQVGTRDLVSVVTASGKIEPDLKVDVLSDIQGRITKIAVKEGDVVRKGDFLLQIDAAIYEAAVSRSQALVASAQSDYLRAKANQDQAKRALDRSMELQRTNSSLITQESVEQAQTGYDVAVANTKASQAGLDQARASLQEAQDNLRKTRIVAPLSGRITRLAVEEGEVAVPGTFSRDVGLLMTIADLSVILAKVQVDETDVVRLADGDSVEVSIDAFPDTTFIGQVTKISNSAQLTSTSTASGSNDRAVDFDVEITLRNPPKDIRPDLSCTARIVTETRRGALSIPIIALTVREHQKVPNEAVPAERTDTSAAGKAKKDVEGVFVVNDGQAMFRPVKVGIAGDEYFEVLEGLKAGETIVAGTYQAIRDLRDSTKVKGAGADSARAKQS from the coding sequence ATGTCGCGTCGCATGAAGCTGGGGCTCTTCGCCGGTCTGCTCGTGGTGGTGGTGGGGGTCGTCATGGCCCTCGGCGCGGCCAAGAGCAAGAACAAGGCGGTCGAGGTCCGCCTGGAGCAGGTGGGCACCCGTGACCTGGTCTCGGTGGTCACCGCCAGCGGCAAGATCGAGCCCGACCTCAAGGTGGACGTCCTGTCGGACATCCAGGGCCGCATCACGAAGATCGCGGTCAAGGAGGGGGACGTCGTCCGCAAGGGGGACTTCCTGCTGCAGATCGACGCGGCGATCTACGAGGCGGCCGTCAGCCGGAGCCAGGCCCTCGTCGCCAGCGCCCAGAGCGACTACCTGCGCGCCAAGGCCAACCAGGACCAGGCCAAGCGGGCGCTCGACCGCTCGATGGAGCTGCAGCGGACCAACTCGAGCCTGATCACCCAGGAATCGGTGGAACAGGCCCAGACCGGGTACGACGTGGCGGTGGCCAACACCAAGGCCAGCCAGGCCGGCCTGGACCAGGCCCGCGCCAGCCTGCAGGAGGCGCAGGACAACCTCCGCAAGACCCGCATCGTGGCCCCGCTCTCCGGCCGGATCACCCGGCTGGCCGTCGAGGAGGGCGAGGTCGCGGTCCCGGGCACGTTCTCCCGTGACGTGGGCCTGCTGATGACGATCGCGGACCTGTCCGTGATCCTGGCCAAGGTGCAGGTGGACGAGACCGACGTGGTGCGCCTGGCCGACGGCGACTCGGTCGAGGTGTCGATCGATGCCTTCCCCGACACGACCTTCATCGGGCAGGTCACCAAGATCAGCAACAGCGCCCAGCTGACCTCGACCTCCACCGCCTCCGGCTCCAACGACCGGGCGGTCGACTTCGACGTGGAGATCACCCTGCGCAACCCGCCGAAGGACATCCGGCCGGACCTCTCGTGCACGGCGCGGATCGTCACCGAGACCCGGCGGGGCGCGCTCAGCATCCCGATCATCGCCCTGACGGTGCGTGAGCACCAGAAGGTCCCCAACGAGGCCGTCCCGGCCGAGCGGACCGACACCTCCGCGGCCGGCAAGGCCAAGAAGGACGTCGAGGGCGTGTTCGTGGTGAACGACGGCCAGGCGATGTTCCGCCCGGTGAAGGTGGGCATCGCGGGCGACGAGTACTTCGAGGTGCTGGAGGGGCTCAAGGCCGGCGAGACGATCGTGGCCGGGACCTACCAGGCGATCCGCGATCTGCGCGACAGCACCAAGGTGAAGGGCGCGGGGGCCGACAGCGCCAGGGCGAAGCAGTCATGA
- a CDS encoding ABC transporter ATP-binding protein: MGSERVQALRGLTLTIRRNEYVAIMGPSGSGKSTFMNLIGCLDTPSGGAYWLSGQEVSRLSDDALARVRNKEIGFVFQTFNLLPRATALHNVELPLIYAGTPARERRARAEEALARVGLEHRMHHRPNELSGGQRQRVAIARALVNRPSLLLADEPTGNLDSTTSEEIMRVFGDLHRDGQTIVVVTHEPSIAAHAARVVVLRDGRLDSDTRTGQAAA; encoded by the coding sequence ATGGGCAGCGAGCGGGTCCAGGCCCTCCGCGGGCTCACCCTCACCATCCGCCGCAACGAGTACGTGGCGATCATGGGGCCCTCCGGGTCGGGCAAGTCCACGTTCATGAACCTGATCGGCTGCCTCGACACGCCGAGTGGCGGGGCGTACTGGCTGAGCGGGCAGGAGGTCTCCCGGCTGTCCGACGACGCGCTGGCCCGGGTGCGGAACAAGGAGATCGGCTTCGTGTTCCAGACCTTCAACCTGCTGCCGCGCGCCACCGCGCTGCACAACGTCGAGCTGCCGCTGATCTACGCCGGCACCCCGGCACGCGAACGGCGCGCGCGCGCCGAGGAGGCGCTGGCCCGGGTGGGGCTGGAACACCGGATGCACCACCGCCCCAACGAGCTCTCCGGCGGCCAGCGGCAGCGCGTGGCGATCGCCCGGGCGCTGGTCAACCGCCCCTCCCTGCTCCTGGCCGACGAGCCGACCGGCAACCTCGACAGCACCACGAGCGAGGAGATCATGCGCGTCTTCGGGGACCTGCACCGCGACGGGCAGACCATCGTGGTCGTGACCCACGAGCCCTCGATCGCCGCCCACGCGGCGCGGGTAGTGGTCCTGCGCGACGGCCGGCTGGACTCCGACACCCGCACGGGCCAGGCGGCCGCCTGA
- a CDS encoding ABC transporter permease gives MPVFEAVRMALRTIAAQKLKSFFSLIGVLIGVTFLIAVVSIVQGMNVYMEDQFANRLIGLNTFTLRRQPGINTGNVTEETWRGWMRRPRITYDDADYVTERLKTPALTARYCSDRMTLNYGGKAAKDIELMGTEPSYFEIKNVEIASGRIFTPQEVRVGAPVLVLGSEIGEKLFAGLDPLGKEVLIRGLPYRVIGVAAKRGTLFGISLDKFAVMPFRAPARRYICPLNVLDELQIKAANPDMMLTAMAETEAIMRTRRGLKPGEENNFDLQNASGALEGWKKISKVLFTALPGLVAISLVVGGIVIMNIMLMAVAERTREIGIRKALGAKRRDILAQFIIESATLSTVGAALGIGTGIGLAFGVRALTPLPAAVAPWSIGLAVALGVVVGMVAGVYPASRASKLDPITALRSE, from the coding sequence ATGCCGGTCTTCGAGGCGGTCCGCATGGCGCTCCGCACCATCGCGGCGCAGAAGCTCAAGAGCTTCTTCTCGCTGATCGGGGTGCTGATCGGGGTCACGTTCCTGATCGCGGTGGTGTCCATCGTGCAGGGGATGAACGTGTACATGGAGGACCAGTTCGCCAACCGGCTGATCGGCCTCAACACCTTCACCCTGCGGCGCCAGCCGGGCATCAATACCGGCAACGTCACCGAGGAGACCTGGCGCGGCTGGATGCGGCGGCCCCGGATCACCTACGACGACGCCGACTACGTGACCGAGCGGCTCAAGACCCCCGCCTTGACGGCCCGCTACTGCTCCGACCGCATGACCCTCAACTACGGGGGCAAGGCGGCCAAGGACATCGAGCTGATGGGCACCGAGCCGTCGTACTTCGAGATCAAGAACGTCGAGATCGCCAGCGGCCGCATCTTCACGCCCCAGGAAGTCCGGGTGGGCGCGCCGGTGCTGGTGCTGGGCAGCGAGATCGGCGAGAAGCTGTTCGCCGGCCTCGACCCGCTCGGCAAGGAGGTGCTGATCCGCGGCCTGCCGTACCGGGTGATCGGGGTGGCGGCCAAGCGCGGCACGCTCTTCGGGATCTCGCTCGACAAGTTCGCGGTCATGCCCTTCCGGGCCCCGGCCCGGCGCTACATCTGCCCGCTCAACGTGCTCGACGAGCTGCAGATCAAGGCCGCCAACCCCGACATGATGCTCACGGCCATGGCCGAGACCGAGGCGATCATGCGCACCCGGCGCGGGCTCAAGCCGGGCGAGGAGAACAACTTTGACCTGCAGAACGCCTCGGGCGCGCTGGAGGGGTGGAAGAAGATCTCCAAGGTGCTCTTCACCGCGCTGCCCGGCCTGGTGGCCATCTCGCTCGTGGTGGGCGGGATCGTCATCATGAACATCATGCTCATGGCGGTGGCCGAGCGGACCCGCGAGATCGGGATCCGCAAGGCGCTCGGCGCCAAGCGGCGGGACATCCTGGCCCAGTTCATCATCGAGAGCGCCACCCTGTCCACCGTGGGCGCGGCCCTCGGCATCGGCACGGGCATCGGGCTCGCGTTCGGGGTCCGCGCCCTCACCCCGCTCCCCGCGGCCGTCGCGCCCTGGTCCATCGGGCTGGCGGTGGCCCTCGGCGTGGTGGTCGGGATGGTGGCCGGCGTCTACCCCGCGAGCCGGGCCTCCAAGCTCGACCCGATCACCGCCCTGCGGTCCGAGTAA